The following proteins are encoded in a genomic region of Sorangiineae bacterium MSr12523:
- a CDS encoding immunity 50 family protein encodes MDWIDSIGQSEFLRKLFPAAPILRGVRLHELTFHQDGPRVLIRFDLNDFPCEPPSKWIQARANRVQVRLLAVGVRELELRGWSSNNIVDFDFSPHSKGILLTAQGRELYMRAAVDHLTADGISAYQDIGVSNL; translated from the coding sequence ATGGACTGGATTGATTCGATTGGCCAAAGTGAATTTCTCCGCAAGCTGTTTCCGGCGGCGCCTATCCTTCGGGGGGTGAGGCTTCACGAACTCACGTTTCACCAAGATGGTCCACGGGTGCTCATTCGTTTCGATCTTAACGACTTTCCGTGTGAGCCACCATCAAAATGGATTCAAGCGCGGGCAAACAGAGTTCAGGTGCGACTGCTTGCAGTCGGAGTTCGGGAGCTCGAGCTGCGCGGCTGGTCATCCAATAATATCGTGGACTTCGATTTTAGCCCTCATTCTAAAGGAATACTGCTAACGGCTCAAGGTCGTGAACTGTATATGAGAGCTGCCGTCGACCATCTTACTGCGGACGGAATATCTGCATATCAGGATATCGGTGTAAGCAATCTGTAA
- a CDS encoding TROVE domain-containing protein, with protein MAHKALFASASTSTPANTTNEAGGRGYAFSAEHALAQYAATGTFNHTFYAQADEQLAKVLELVGQVDPRFVAQLAVYTREKGLMKDMPAFLTAYLAAKDVRLLASVFPRVIDSGKMLRNFVQIVRSGTVGRKSFGSAPKRLARAWFSSRTPEAIFRQSLGSAPSIADVIKMVRPSPKNADGQADVAREAFYGYLIGKDVAHEKLPASVQAFESFKKNGGELPDVPFEMLTALDLDTDRWMAIARRMSWTQLRMNLNTLLRHGVFRDESMVSFVAAKLRDPELVRRARVFPFQLLAAFKAASSEMPSAVVMALQEAMEIAIENVPTVPGKIFLCPDVSGSMQSAATGFRKGATSAVRCIDIAALVSAAFLRKNTSAEVIPFSDDVVPMPRRLNPLDSVMTNADFLANLPSGGTACSAPLRHLNERRAAGDLVIYISDNMSWADFSRRPSSHLGFLSRVSGRATVMSEEWDAFRRRNPKARLVLIDIQPYASTQMHDRDDVLNVGGVSDSVFDVISTFAKGELAAEHWVGAIKSVSLA; from the coding sequence ATGGCACACAAGGCACTTTTTGCATCGGCATCGACGTCGACGCCGGCCAACACGACCAACGAGGCCGGCGGCCGAGGGTACGCGTTCTCCGCCGAGCACGCGCTCGCGCAGTACGCGGCGACGGGCACGTTCAACCACACCTTCTACGCGCAGGCCGACGAGCAGCTCGCGAAGGTGCTCGAGCTCGTGGGCCAGGTCGACCCGCGCTTCGTCGCGCAGCTCGCAGTCTACACGCGCGAGAAGGGGCTCATGAAGGACATGCCGGCTTTCTTGACCGCCTACCTCGCGGCCAAGGACGTGCGCCTCCTCGCGTCCGTCTTTCCGCGCGTCATCGACAGCGGCAAGATGCTCCGCAACTTCGTCCAGATCGTGCGCTCCGGCACCGTCGGTCGTAAGTCCTTCGGTTCGGCGCCGAAGCGCCTCGCTCGCGCGTGGTTCTCGAGCCGCACGCCGGAGGCCATCTTCCGGCAGTCGCTCGGCTCTGCGCCCTCCATCGCCGACGTCATCAAGATGGTCCGGCCGTCGCCGAAGAACGCCGACGGTCAGGCCGACGTCGCTCGCGAGGCTTTCTACGGATACTTGATTGGCAAGGACGTGGCGCACGAGAAGCTCCCCGCTTCCGTGCAGGCGTTCGAGTCGTTCAAGAAGAACGGCGGAGAGCTCCCCGACGTTCCGTTCGAGATGCTCACCGCACTCGACCTGGACACGGACCGCTGGATGGCCATCGCTCGGCGCATGTCGTGGACGCAGCTTCGCATGAACCTGAACACGCTGCTTCGCCACGGTGTCTTCCGAGACGAGAGTATGGTCTCGTTCGTCGCCGCCAAGCTTCGCGACCCGGAGCTCGTGCGGCGCGCGCGGGTGTTCCCGTTCCAGTTGCTCGCGGCCTTCAAGGCGGCGAGCTCGGAGATGCCGTCCGCGGTCGTCATGGCCTTGCAAGAGGCGATGGAGATCGCCATCGAGAACGTGCCGACGGTGCCGGGGAAGATTTTCCTCTGCCCCGACGTCTCGGGCTCGATGCAGAGCGCCGCAACCGGCTTCCGGAAGGGGGCGACGTCCGCGGTTCGGTGCATCGACATCGCGGCACTCGTCTCGGCCGCATTCCTGCGGAAGAACACCTCCGCGGAGGTCATCCCGTTCTCCGACGACGTCGTGCCGATGCCGCGGCGTCTCAACCCGCTGGATTCCGTGATGACGAACGCGGACTTCCTCGCGAACCTCCCCAGCGGCGGCACGGCGTGCAGCGCACCGCTCCGCCACTTGAACGAGCGGCGCGCGGCGGGAGATCTCGTCATCTACATCTCGGACAACATGTCCTGGGCCGACTTCTCGCGGCGCCCGAGCAGCCACCTCGGCTTCTTGTCGCGCGTGAGCGGGCGGGCCACCGTCATGTCCGAGGAGTGGGACGCGTTTCGCCGTCGCAACCCGAAGGCGCGGCTCGTCCTCATCGATATCCAGCCGTACGCCTCGACACAGATGCACGATCGCGATGACGTGCTCAACGTCGGGGGGGTCTCCGACTCCGTCTTCGACGTGATCTCCACCTTTGCGAAGGGCGAGCTCGCGGCCGAGCACTGGGTCGGCGCGATCAAGAGCGTTTCGCTCGCGTAG
- a CDS encoding HNH endonuclease, translated as MSTRTLMLTPWMAPHRVISWQRAVVLFYLGKVEVLEEYDDPIAAPSITIRTPAVVRLTKGSVSKKRKVRFSRVNVFTRDGFRCQYCGARKAMNALNYDHVVPRVRGGKTVWENIVTSCYACNDRKGGRLPEEAGMTLLRKPFKPASLPFAPVLVSEKDVPSMWRNYCSFAGGEHHADVA; from the coding sequence ATGTCGACACGAACCTTGATGCTGACTCCCTGGATGGCCCCGCACCGAGTGATCTCCTGGCAGCGCGCCGTCGTCCTCTTCTACCTCGGCAAGGTCGAGGTCCTCGAGGAGTACGACGACCCAATCGCCGCGCCGTCGATCACCATCCGCACGCCCGCCGTCGTCCGTCTCACCAAGGGTAGCGTGTCGAAGAAGCGCAAGGTCCGCTTCTCGCGCGTGAACGTCTTCACCCGCGACGGCTTTCGCTGCCAGTACTGCGGCGCGCGCAAGGCGATGAACGCCCTCAACTACGACCACGTCGTGCCGCGCGTTCGCGGCGGCAAGACCGTATGGGAGAACATCGTGACCTCGTGCTACGCGTGCAACGATCGAAAGGGCGGCCGCTTGCCCGAGGAGGCAGGCATGACGCTGCTCCGCAAGCCGTTCAAGCCGGCCTCGTTGCCATTCGCGCCCGTGCTTGTGTCGGAGAAGGATGTTCCTTCGATGTGGAGGAACTACTGCTCCTTCGCGGGCGGCGAGCACCACGCGGACGTGGCGTGA